In Scylla paramamosain isolate STU-SP2022 chromosome 1, ASM3559412v1, whole genome shotgun sequence, one DNA window encodes the following:
- the LOC135103634 gene encoding coagulation factor XI-like, which yields MYVCTVTAEMTLPSRLTENPCGVTSSMENGVRVGAAPPVLRVVGGQDASQGEYPWMAFLIMQAGKYRFSCGGTLISSTHVLSAAHCFDGEIVETIEVGLGNVHRVMVGGSAPWTWFLTSNFKIHPDYSSDTIHNDLALVILDSPVTFTDFIRPACLPTADRNLEGATLTATGWGLTDYDDAGGELPIVLQEVELTAWNNAECQDVWRNIMSSHVLLNSQLCASRPGKDTCSGDSGGPLLLKADGRWTVVGVTSYGYKCAEIGKPGVYTRVSKYLSWINCLIQGDECEEG from the exons ATGTATGTGTGCACGGTGACGGCGGAGATGACGCTGCCCTCGCGGCTCACCGAGAACCCGTGCGGCGTCACCTCCAGCATGGAAAACGGGGTGCGGGTTGGCGCGGCGCCCCCCGTACTGCGTGTGGTGGGCGGCCAGGACGCGAgccag GGGGAGTACCCGTGGATGGCGTTCCTCATCATGCAGGCTGGGAAGTACAGGTTCAGCTGCGGCGGCACTCTCATCAGCAGCACCCACGTCCTCTCCGCCGCCCATTGCTTCGATGGAGAAATCGTGGAGACAATCGAG GTTGGTCTGGGGAACGTGCACCGGGTGATGGTGGGCGGCTCGGCTCCCTGGACGTGGTTCCTGACTTCCAACTTCAAGATACACCCTGATTACAGCTCGGACACCATCCACAACGACCTGGCGCTGGTCATCCTCGACAGCCCCGTCACTTTCACCGACTTCATTCGCCCCGCCTGCCTCCCCACCGCCGACCGCAACCTGGAGGGCGCCACGCTCACAG CAACTGGATGGGGGCTAACGGACTACGATGACGCCGGTGGGGAACTGCCCATCGTGCTGCAGGAGGTGGAGCTGACGGCATGGAACAATGCGGAATGTCAGGACGTGTGGAGGAACATAATGAGTAGCCACGTGCTGCTAAACTCCCAGCTGTGCGCCTCCAGACCTGGCAAGGACACCTGTAGCGGCGACTCCGGAGGCCCCCTGCTACTCAAG GCGGACGGACGGTGGACAGTGGTTGGCGTCACATCCTACGGGTACAAGTGTGCGGAGATTGGCAAGCCCGGGGTGTACACGAGGGTCTCCAAATACCTCTCCTGGATCAACTGCCTCATCCAGGGCGACGAATGCGAAGAAGGGTGA